Proteins encoded within one genomic window of Deinococcus metallilatus:
- a CDS encoding class I SAM-dependent methyltransferase, with protein MHPDLSRRAAHLRERMDDPNCDLPSLERTYAQFGTVNVLVAGWRRVYRRELRPHLPPGRTLTLLDIGCGGGDVARGLARWARRDGRRLRVTAIDADERAVAYATGLAADPDVTFRRALSSDLVREGQGFDFVISNHLLHHLTDAELGALLRDSEALGRVRVVHSDLARHALAYRAFSAGARLFRGSFIREDGLLSIRRSHTARELAALAPPGWQVQPLVPFRLLLTRAGPHA; from the coding sequence ATGCACCCTGACCTCTCCCGGCGCGCCGCACACTTGCGCGAGCGGATGGACGACCCGAACTGCGACTTGCCCAGTCTGGAGCGTACCTATGCCCAGTTCGGCACGGTGAATGTCCTCGTGGCGGGCTGGCGGCGGGTATACCGGCGCGAGCTGCGGCCTCATCTGCCCCCGGGCCGGACGCTGACCCTGCTCGATATCGGCTGTGGCGGCGGGGACGTGGCGCGGGGGCTGGCCCGTTGGGCGCGGCGCGACGGTCGGCGGCTCCGGGTGACCGCCATCGACGCCGACGAACGCGCCGTCGCCTACGCCACGGGGCTCGCCGCCGACCCGGACGTGACCTTCCGGCGGGCGCTGAGCAGCGACCTCGTGCGCGAGGGGCAGGGCTTCGACTTCGTGATCTCCAACCACCTGCTGCACCACCTGACGGACGCGGAGCTCGGGGCCCTGCTGCGAGACAGCGAGGCACTGGGCCGGGTGCGGGTGGTCCACAGCGACCTCGCCCGCCACGCCCTCGCGTACCGGGCCTTCAGCGCGGGGGCGCGGCTCTTTCGGGGTTCGTTCATCCGGGAGGACGGGCTGCTCTCGATCCGGCGCAGCCACACGGCGCGGGAACTCGCGGCGCTGGCGCCACCGGGCTGGCAGGTCCAGCCCCTCGTTCCCTTCCGCCTCCTGCTGACCCGGGCGGGACCGCATGCTTGA
- a CDS encoding Dps family protein produces the protein MKHLILLAALLLPSALAGGAGAQSAGAGVPSTNVNEPAPTTGQPTAQNTGTASPLPYNRATTLPAAGTEDLKKSVQALQNTLTELQALQLQTKQAHWNVSGTLWYTLHELLQEHYEGLSKYADDVAERQLSVGASSDGRAITIVAASRLPEIPGGFLDDAQVIQFFTYQYETVGQRIHQRINDVEKVDPTTANLLQEVEHGIEKYQWQMRAFLQNTPRDPNSGFDLNNGKPVPLRGK, from the coding sequence ATGAAACACCTGATCCTCCTTGCCGCCCTCCTCCTTCCCTCGGCCCTCGCGGGCGGGGCGGGCGCCCAGAGCGCGGGCGCGGGCGTGCCCTCCACCAACGTGAACGAGCCCGCCCCCACCACCGGCCAGCCCACCGCCCAGAACACCGGCACGGCCTCGCCCCTGCCCTACAACCGCGCCACGACCCTGCCCGCCGCCGGCACCGAGGACCTGAAAAAGAGCGTGCAGGCCCTGCAAAACACTCTGACCGAGCTCCAGGCGCTGCAACTCCAGACCAAACAGGCGCACTGGAACGTCTCGGGCACCCTCTGGTACACCCTGCACGAGCTGCTTCAGGAGCACTACGAGGGGCTGAGCAAGTACGCCGACGACGTGGCCGAGCGCCAGCTCTCGGTGGGGGCGTCCAGCGACGGGCGGGCGATCACCATCGTCGCGGCCTCGCGCCTGCCCGAGATTCCGGGTGGCTTCCTCGACGACGCCCAGGTCATCCAGTTCTTCACCTACCAGTACGAGACGGTGGGGCAGCGGATTCACCAGCGCATCAATGATGTGGAGAAGGTGGACCCGACGACGGCGAACCTGTTGCAAGAGGTGGAGCACGGGATCGAGAAATACCAGTGGCAGATGCGGGCCTTCCTCCAGAACACGCCGCGTGACCCCAACTCGGGCTTCGACCTCAACAACGGCAAGCCCGTGCCCCTGCGTGGGAAATAG
- a CDS encoding response regulator transcription factor produces the protein MRLLLVEDDPRIALPTARALADAGHEVKVEPDGVRGLTQARSGGYDALLLDVMLPGLDGFELARTLRAEGAEVPIVFLTARGALHDRVDGLDLGGDAYLVKPFELPELLATLRAVVRRGEGVRSARVAFGGGTGLLDARHRQVWWQGQVVGFTAREYALLEVLVLSQGRWFTREELVTRVWGPDFGGEARVVDVYVSYLRRKLAADVLVSSRGLGYRVP, from the coding sequence GTGCGGCTCCTGCTGGTGGAGGACGACCCGCGCATCGCGCTCCCGACCGCGCGGGCGCTGGCGGACGCGGGCCATGAGGTCAAGGTGGAGCCGGACGGCGTGCGCGGGCTGACCCAGGCGCGCTCGGGGGGCTACGACGCCCTGCTGCTCGACGTGATGCTCCCGGGCCTCGACGGATTCGAGCTGGCCCGCACCCTGCGCGCGGAGGGTGCCGAGGTGCCCATCGTGTTCCTCACCGCCCGGGGGGCCCTGCACGACCGGGTGGATGGCCTGGACCTCGGGGGGGACGCCTACCTCGTCAAGCCCTTCGAGCTGCCCGAACTGCTCGCCACCCTGCGCGCGGTCGTGCGGCGCGGCGAGGGGGTCCGCAGCGCGCGGGTGGCCTTTGGCGGCGGGACCGGGCTGCTGGACGCCCGACACCGCCAGGTGTGGTGGCAGGGGCAGGTCGTGGGGTTCACGGCGCGCGAGTACGCTCTGCTGGAGGTGCTGGTGCTGTCACAGGGGCGCTGGTTCACCCGCGAGGAGCTGGTCACGCGGGTCTGGGGTCCGGACTTCGGGGGCGAGGCGCGGGTGGTGGACGTGTACGTGAGCTACCTGCGGCGCAAGCTGGCGGCCGACGTGCTCGTGAGTTCGCGCGGGCTGGGGTACCGAGTGCCATGA